The region ggtgttctgggtggttgctgggcAGTTTGGGTGGCTGCTAGGGTGCTGATAGGAAGTTGCTAAGTTTGTTGCTAGTGtttctggtggttgctaaggcattgctatgcagttgctaggatgttctgggggGGTTGGCTaggttaatttaataaaaatacaactgttcatttttAGCCATTAAATAATATGAGATAAAGACATATATTTTATCTATAATGTAGATATTTAATGTAGAAATCAAAAAGAAGGTTAATAGATGCTTCAGAagcatttttcattgttaatgttaactaatgtaaataaattaaaaatactttaaagtgttatcaaataatttaaaaaaataaaaataaagctcttCTGCAGGTTTCAGCAGACCTAACGCGTTAACTGTCCAAGCAGACGTGTTTATTGGCCAATAGCTATAATCTCAGATATATTAGCCTCTATGCCACAAAATGCCACTCTCTGCATAcgaaattgtttttatttcttctaaaGAGGCGGTTTAATTGCATGAAGTGTTTGACCTATAGGATGCAGTGATGCAGGTTTGATCTCATCTATTACCGCTGACCTTTCAGTGCTGCTGTAAGACCTTAAATCCCAACACACATAAACGTCCAGCAGCATCAAGCGGCACATCCATAAACAGCGACAGAAGCGCTGCAACACTCAAATCCCGATGCACGTGCTCAATGCATTACATTTGCATGAAAAATACCATTAATTGACTTTGAAAAAACATTGAAACACCATGCATACGAAGtgcactaaaaacaacaacaacaacaaaaacatggtgCATGTACACAAACCATTGCATTTCATTTGCATGGAAAATACCATTAGTTAACAAGACTGATAATCAACTGAGATTGTTTTTTAGCTGATTTTTGCTTTCAAAACCCACTGACAGGATTCCTCAGGTTGAGAAACAGTGGAAGCTGATAAGTGATGATCAAATCAAACACACTGAgaaacacacaatcacagtcaGAATGTTAACTAGTAGCACATGAGTGACCCGCATCACGAGATTCAGGGCTTGCTGCTCATTTACTTCTACTATGAAAGTATTTAAGTGCATCGTCTGAACAGCAAATGCAACATATATGCATgcagaaaaataatgcattagatCTCTATATTCATATGTCTGAGCGTGAGTGTGAGAAATTAACATGCATTAACATGATTTTCAGGTGAAACCTTTATAAAAGAATGGCCCTATGGCACTTTGATATGGTTGTAAGATTCAGATTTGCATGCTACTGGAAGGTATTATCAAAGAGGATATGCAATAACATTATAAACAAGTCCAAAACTAGTACTTCAATGGTATTGGTAATTAAGTGGTATTGACCATAAAGGCAAAATAATAGCATGGTATAACTGTTAACCGTGGTAAAGAGTGTGAGACTTTCATAACTAATCAATGCATCATGCAAACATTCTGAGCAGAAATAAAGATGCAACATCATCCAGACAGCAAACACTATGAGTAAGTTTGATCAACTTTATGGTAATAACCCTTCAAGTCTTTCATGCAACTAACCTTGTTAAAAGGTTGTTTGACCATGCATTCGTTATTTCTACAGATGTAATTAATTGTTGACTTAACTTACGTGACGTCTGGGATACAGCTGGGATCCTGTGGTGTTCTGACCGTGAATGAGTGATGGACAGATGACCAGCGTTTGTTTCCCACCACAAACCACGTGCTCTGACTCACATGCTACATGTTCGATTCGCaaaatgattcattattttgattcagttatttttatgttttggttaAATCGAATATCAAAATGAGGTGGGATCATAAAACCAGCATTATCTCATACAATATGTGCACTTTAAACAAGAACACAGTGATAAACAGCggtatttaacaaatatttcatttgaacTGAAGCGAACTGTTCGAATGAATCGACTCGCTCGAAGTGAATCGGACTTCTTGACGCGATACTTCACAAACGTTTCACAAAAAGGGAATTTAATGAAAACTCAGTGAGGGAATTGTTAAGTAAATATATGATATAGAGTTTGGGAGTCAAAGCTTTTTCATATACTCTTTAAGTTTCTGTTTGAAAATTGACATCAACTTCCTGTCGGAGGTCGTGGagaattatgggaaatgtagtttcttATTATAACAGAATCCTTGAGGAATTTCCTACTTCCTACATTTGCATGAAGCGTCCAATAGTAAGACATTATTCCAATATAGCTTTTCTAATGAAGATAATACAATATCTAATAGGACTGGACCATAAGAATCAATTTCCTCTAGGATTTGATTTGAATCAAAGAATATTCACATTTGATTCAATCAGCAATTTACGAAATTCTACTATGAATCCAGTACTTATACTTGTATCGTAAATAAGTACATAAATGCTAAAGTATAAGATCCTTAACATGTAAAAGTCAAACCATTTATAGCTTctggagtcaaaaaaaaaaaaaaattggcttgaAATGAATCAGAATTAATGACACTATGCTTCACAAAAAGAGAATTCACTAAAAATTGTATTAGTTTGTTTACAACTGAGGCATGCCATTATCCAAACTTTCCCTAATGAACAGATAAACAGGATCAGGGAACATGTAcgtttcttgttttttatttgataaacatgATGCTGTCGACCATTAAACTCTCAAAGCACCCGAAACACAGCAGGATGACGACATCTATTTACATCCCCAAGAATAAATATTGATCCGATGTCGAGAATAACTTAATCAAGCCCTGATCTGACGATGATAAGATCACATCAGGGGCAGATCCGTGCTGCTGAGGAGCTCCTGAGCCACGTCAGAGTCCCTCCGGGCGAAGAAAGTCACTCCGGAGCTGTACGCCGCGGGAATCACGAGATGCGTGGTCTTAGGATGCTCTTCCTCGCTGATCATCTGTCTGACCTGATCTGTGAACGAAAGCAGACGCTCACGGTCAGCTCAGTGTATTCAGCACCATATCGAGTCATTACATGATCAGAGGGCCGCACCCTCCACGTTTAACGCTCTCCAGCGCGGGTCGGGATGCTGGTCTGAGATCTGTGATAGATGAGCGTCCGGCGTCAGTCTCTTCAGAACGTCCTGACGGCGGACGAGCAGCACAGACTCGCTGCACAGACGCTCGTGAACCTCCTCTTCACTCACTGAGGACAGAACAACAAGCTCAGCGTCCGAGAAGAGACGTGAAACTTCCTTCACGTGTGTGTCTATATCAGTGCTATTTTAATACTGCTGTAATAACACAgtgtatactattatatatatttatttttattatacaagtagcttttattagtgtattttccgttttctttttcattttagtttaatttttaatatgtgctttttattgtactttttggtgtttttaaaatattactttaaatattgtttttttattatttttatttttattctcagtTGGTAAAATTGGCGCTTCAATTTCAACTCTTGCCacggcaacatttctaattttgttaAGTTTGTTTCAGCTtgatttcaagtaacatttttttattattttataatatagcataatataatttttaatatataaatacacactacatgtgtaacaaaatattttttttaattaaaaataactactatatattaaaaataactattaacaaTATATAACACTGCCGTGATATACAATCACtcgatattaaaaaaaagaaaaaaaaaaacttttttaaagttatttaggCTAATTAATAAAGATGTAATTAATAAAAGGTGACAAATCAGACAATTTAAAagataatatgtatatataagattttagatgcatttaagattaaaaaataataattaagacatttttctGTTGACACTTTAATAAACGCTTCAGAAagctttctgaataaaataagattttgttGTTATCAAAACAGGGtgaagtgtttattaatattttgtatatggtCTGTGTTCAAttgatttaatagttttatagttttttttttttttgtcattttatttgttttgttttgtttagtaatttaggagacgctttcatccaaagcaaattacaaatgaggacaatagaagcaatcacaatcatattaattatataataaatataatagaaaacagaatagaaaaataatagcgCAAGCttgtgttagaggccttttttgcttttgttaattatataataaataaagagaaaacagatagaatacaaaaagaatagagaagctaatgtttttaagaaaacaagctgcTTGTAAATGAacagagtgcaagtctaaaagtggcaagttttttttttagaatagaatagaattagaatagagagtgctagagttagagggtaaAATATAGATGGAATTAACTTTAttagtatttcagttttagttattttagaacatcaaattaaactaaatgaaaacgagaaatgttgccttgacagctagctgtaataaaatgattataagaAGGTTTTACTTGTGGTTTTAGATTGTAATGAGTCTGGTGGAGTGTGATTTGGGACGCACCCACGTCCAGCGGGTTGGTCATGAACACAGCCCCGGGGGCCACTCCGAAGATGAGCTGGTGATGCCAGGCGTCGGGAATCTCTTCTCCTTCAGGAACGGCCCGCTGCATGTTCATGGTGGCGATGGGAACCGCTCCGCGCCGAATCCAGCGCGCCAGCCACGGCACCAGCTTCAGCCTCCGCCGCGGATACAGCCCAAAGAAGCGGCCCACAACACGGCCCCCGCTGGCCTGCTCGGCCCCGGAGACCAGCTGCAGGTGTGTGGCCCCTGGAGGAGCACCAGAGCGCTGG is a window of Cyprinus carpio isolate SPL01 chromosome B1, ASM1834038v1, whole genome shotgun sequence DNA encoding:
- the LOC109105115 gene encoding uncharacterized protein LOC109105115, which produces MEATGSGSGAEAEEAQNHTAMLWSIQEAVQRQTLQIGASACGATAVVDVLQALGITVTPETVDHCVRTSLRRNEAPLHDYLHSRSKAGATHLQLVSGAEQASGGRVVGRFFGLYPRRRLKLVPWLARWIRRGAVPIATMNMQRAVPEGEEIPDAWHHQLIFGVAPGAVFMTNPLDVVSEEEVHERLCSESVLLVRRQDVLKRLTPDAHLSQISDQHPDPRWRALNVEDQVRQMISEEEHPKTTHLVIPAAYSSGVTFFARRDSDVAQELLSSTDLPLM